A section of the Pseudophryne corroboree isolate aPseCor3 chromosome 11, aPseCor3.hap2, whole genome shotgun sequence genome encodes:
- the SIAH1 gene encoding E3 ubiquitin-protein ligase SIAH1 isoform X2 — MSRQTAAAIPTGTSKCPPSQRVPALTGTTASNNDLASLFECPVCFDYVLPPILQCQSGHLVCSNCRPKLTCCPTCRGPLGSIRNLAMEKVANSVLFPCKYASSGCEVTLPHTEKADHEELCEFRPYSCPCPGASCKWQGSLDAVMPHLMHQHKSITTLQGEDIVFLATDINLPGAVDWVMMQSCFGFHFMLVLEKQEKYDGHQQFFAIVQLIGTRKQAENFAYRLELNGHRRRLTWEATPRSIHEGIATAIMNSDCLVFDTSIAQLFAENGNLGINVTISMC, encoded by the coding sequence ATGAGCCGTCAGACCGCTGCAGCCATCCCAACTGGTACTTCAAAGTGTCCACCTTCCCAGCGTGTGCCAGCTCTGACTGGAACAACGGCTTCAAACAATGACTTGGCGAGCCTCTTTGAATGCCCCGTGTGCTTTGACTATGTTTTACCACCTATTCTTCAATGTCAGAGTGGACATCTGGTGTGCAGCAACTGCCGCCCGAAACTCACATGTTGCCCCACGTGCAGGGGCCCCCTGGGATCCATCCGGAACCTGGCAATGGAAAAAGTTGCCAACTCTGTCCTCTTCCCCTGCAAATACGCTTCTTCCGGCTGCGAGGTAACTTTGCCGCACACCGAGAAAGCAGACCATGAGGAGCTGTGCGAGTTCCGACCGTACTCCTGTCCCTGCCCAGGGGCTTCTTGTAAATGGCAGGGCTCCTTGGATGCGGTGATGCCACACCTTATGCACCAGCACAAATCCATAACTACATTACAAGGAGAGGATATAGTGTTTCTTGCCACAGACATTAACCTTCCTGGAGCTGTGGATTGGGTCATGATGCAGTCTTGTTTTGGATTTCATTTTATGCTGGTCTTGGAGAAACAGGAAAAATACGACGGTCACCAACAGTTCTTTGCAATTGTACAGCTAATAGGGACACGCAAGCAGGCGGAAAACTTTGCTTACCGACTGGAGCTAAATGGTCACCGGCGACGCTTGACTTGGGAAGCGACTCCTCGCTCTATTCACGAGGGTATTGCAACCGCCATAATGAACAGCGACTGTCTGGTGTTTGACACGAGCATTGCACAGCTCTTTGCGGAAAACGGCAATTTAGGGATAAATGTGACAATCTCCATGTGTTAG
- the SIAH1 gene encoding E3 ubiquitin-protein ligase SIAH1 isoform X1 has translation MTGKATHSVLYSWKGVLLTCLSGGDPRRRKEMSRQTAAAIPTGTSKCPPSQRVPALTGTTASNNDLASLFECPVCFDYVLPPILQCQSGHLVCSNCRPKLTCCPTCRGPLGSIRNLAMEKVANSVLFPCKYASSGCEVTLPHTEKADHEELCEFRPYSCPCPGASCKWQGSLDAVMPHLMHQHKSITTLQGEDIVFLATDINLPGAVDWVMMQSCFGFHFMLVLEKQEKYDGHQQFFAIVQLIGTRKQAENFAYRLELNGHRRRLTWEATPRSIHEGIATAIMNSDCLVFDTSIAQLFAENGNLGINVTISMC, from the exons ATGACTGGCAAAGCCACCCACAGCGTGCTCTACTCGTGGAAAGGGGTGCTCCTCACCTGCCTGTCCGGGGGTGACCCCAGGAGGAGGAAAG AAATGAGCCGTCAGACCGCTGCAGCCATCCCAACTGGTACTTCAAAGTGTCCACCTTCCCAGCGTGTGCCAGCTCTGACTGGAACAACGGCTTCAAACAATGACTTGGCGAGCCTCTTTGAATGCCCCGTGTGCTTTGACTATGTTTTACCACCTATTCTTCAATGTCAGAGTGGACATCTGGTGTGCAGCAACTGCCGCCCGAAACTCACATGTTGCCCCACGTGCAGGGGCCCCCTGGGATCCATCCGGAACCTGGCAATGGAAAAAGTTGCCAACTCTGTCCTCTTCCCCTGCAAATACGCTTCTTCCGGCTGCGAGGTAACTTTGCCGCACACCGAGAAAGCAGACCATGAGGAGCTGTGCGAGTTCCGACCGTACTCCTGTCCCTGCCCAGGGGCTTCTTGTAAATGGCAGGGCTCCTTGGATGCGGTGATGCCACACCTTATGCACCAGCACAAATCCATAACTACATTACAAGGAGAGGATATAGTGTTTCTTGCCACAGACATTAACCTTCCTGGAGCTGTGGATTGGGTCATGATGCAGTCTTGTTTTGGATTTCATTTTATGCTGGTCTTGGAGAAACAGGAAAAATACGACGGTCACCAACAGTTCTTTGCAATTGTACAGCTAATAGGGACACGCAAGCAGGCGGAAAACTTTGCTTACCGACTGGAGCTAAATGGTCACCGGCGACGCTTGACTTGGGAAGCGACTCCTCGCTCTATTCACGAGGGTATTGCAACCGCCATAATGAACAGCGACTGTCTGGTGTTTGACACGAGCATTGCACAGCTCTTTGCGGAAAACGGCAATTTAGGGATAAATGTGACAATCTCCATGTGTTAG